One window from the genome of Nicotiana tomentosiformis chromosome 5, ASM39032v3, whole genome shotgun sequence encodes:
- the LOC104087226 gene encoding dicarboxylate transporter 2.1, chloroplastic-like, translating to MSTLSNSPLPITTSATATATTDRRRRRRFSLSKWKGAKLIPLAISLAIGILFRFAVPKPHQLSTKAWQLLAIFLTTICGLIVSPLPVGAWAFLCLTIAVITKTLTFAAAFAAFTNEVIWLIVVSFFFSRGFIKTGLGDRVALCFVSWLGKNTLGLSYGLALSEAAISSAIPSTTARAGGIFLPIIKSLAVTADSHPKDDSSKKLGAYLIQAQLQASNSSSALFLTAAANNLLCLKLAEGLGVKTSNKWLTWFKVSSLPAIISLLASPAILYKIFPPEMKNTPDAPLMARRKLEQMGPIKSDQWVMMIVMLVTVALWISGEALGLASVITAMLGLSLLLAFGILTWDDCLTEKSAWDTLAWFGVLIGMATQLTTLGVVAWMSNVVANFLNSLSLHWFGAFCILLGTYYFIHYLFASQTAHVAALYPAFLGMCLASKIPSLLATLLLGYFSNLFGALTHYSSGQAAVYYGAGYVELRDVFKMGITIALINIAIWGLVGAGWWKILGLY from the exons ATGTCGACTCTAAGTAATTCTCCCCTCCCTATCACCACTTCCGCTACTGCTACCGCCACCACCGaccgccgccgccgccgccgcTTCTCACTCTCAAAATGGAAAGGTGCAAAACTAATACCACTAGCAATATCATTAGCCATAGGCATACTCTTCCGCTTTGCGGTACCAAAACCCCACCAACTTTCCACTAAAGCGTGGCAACTTTTAGCCATTTTCCTTACAACTATCTGCGGCCTGATCGTTAGCCCATTGCCAGTGGGTGCGTGGGCATTCCTTTGCCTCACGATCGCCGTTATAACAAAAACCTTAACATTCGCCGCAGCATTCGCTGCATTCACAAATGAAGTTATTTGGTTAATTGTTGTATCATTCTTTTTCTCAAGAGGTTTTATTAAGACTGGACTTGGTGATAGAGTTGCTTTGTGTTTTGTGAGTTGGCTTGGGAAAAATACTTTGGGTTTGTCTTATGGTTTGGCTTTGAGTGAGGCTGCAATTTCTTCTGCTATTCCAAGTACAACTGCTAGAGCTGGTGGTATATTCTTGCCTATTATTAAGTCATTGGCTGTTACTGCTGATAGTCACCCAAAGGATGATTCTTCTAAGAAACTTGGTGCTTATCTTATTCAAGCTCAATTGCAG GCTTCTAATAGCTCAAGTGCCCTATTCCTAACAGCTGCTGCAAATAACTTATTATGTTTAAAATTAGCTGAGGGGTTAGGAGTGAAAACATCAAATAAATGGCTAACTTGGTTCAAGGTTTCAAGCTTACCAGCAATTATATCTCTTCTAGCAAGTCCAGCTATTCTATACAAGATTTTCCCTCCAGAAATGAAGAACACACCAGATGCTCCATTAATGGCTAGAAGGAAGCTAGAGCAGATGGGTCCCATCAAAAGTGATCAGTGGGTTATGATGATAGTGATGCTTGTAACTGTTGCATTATGGATTTCTGG AGAGGCTCTTGGGCTAGCAAGTGTTATCACAGCAATGCTAGGATTGTCACTACTTTTGGCATTTGGAATACTTACTTGGGATGATTGCTTAACTGAAAAATCAGCATGGGATACCTTAGCTTGGTTTGGAGTTTTAATAGGGATGGCAACACAATTAACTACTCTGGGAGTTGTTGCTTGGATGTCAAATGTTGTGGCTAACTTCCTCAACTCTCTTTCACTACATTGGTTTGGAGCATTTTGTATACTTCTAGGAACATattactttattcactacttgtTTGCTAGTCAAACTGCTCATGTGGCAGCTTTGTACCCAGCATTTCTTGGAATGTGTTTGGCATCAAAAATTCCTAGTCTTCTTGCTACATTGTTATTGGGATACTTCAGTAATCTTTTTGGTGCATTGACACATTATAGCAGTGGTCAAGCTGCAGTATATTATGGAG CTGGTTATGTGGAACTACGCGATGTCTTCAAAATGGGCATTACCATAGCTCTTATTAATATTGCCATATGGGGATTAGTAGGAGCTGGCTGGTGGAAGATTCTTGGCCTTTACTAA